One part of the Bacillus sp. FJAT-27916 genome encodes these proteins:
- the lepA gene encoding translation elongation factor 4 produces MNNQERLERQKKIRNFSIIAHIDHGKSTLADRILEKTNALTSREMKDQLLDSMDLERERGITIKLNAVQLKYKAKDGEEYIYHLIDTPGHVDFTYEVSRSLAACEGAVLVVDAAQGIEAQTLANVYLALDNDLEILPIINKIDLPSADPERVRQEIEDVIGLDASEAVLASAKAGIGIEEILEQIAEKVPAPSGDPEAPLKALIFDSLYDAYRGVIAYIRVVEGTVKPGDKIKMMATGKEFEVIEVGVHTPKATVCDELTVGDVGFLTAAIKNVGDTQVGDTITNAKNGATEPLPGYRRLNPMVYCGLYPIDTAKFNDLREALEKLQLNDSALQYEPETSQALGFGFRCGFLGLLHMEIIQERIEREFNIDLITTAPSVIYKVKMTDGTEIDIDNPSNMPDPQKIDQIEEPYVKATLMAPNDFVGAIMELCQTKRGNFIDMQYIDENRVSIIYEIPLSEIVYDFFDQLKSSTKGYASFDYELIGYKESKLVKMDILLNGETVDALSFIVHKDFAYERGKVIVEKLKELIPRQQFEVPVQAAIGNKIVARSSIKAMRKNVLAKCYGGDISRKRKLLEKQKEGKKRMKQVGSVEVPQEAFMAVLKMDDSNSKK; encoded by the coding sequence ATGAATAATCAAGAACGGCTAGAAAGACAGAAGAAAATCCGTAACTTCTCGATTATCGCCCATATTGACCATGGGAAATCGACGTTAGCGGATAGAATATTAGAGAAGACCAATGCCCTCACATCCAGAGAAATGAAGGATCAGCTTCTTGATTCCATGGATTTGGAAAGAGAGCGCGGCATTACGATTAAATTAAATGCCGTTCAATTGAAATATAAAGCTAAAGATGGAGAAGAATACATCTACCATTTAATCGATACCCCCGGACATGTTGACTTCACGTATGAAGTATCCCGGTCCCTTGCAGCTTGTGAGGGGGCTGTCCTCGTCGTTGACGCTGCACAAGGTATTGAAGCTCAAACGCTTGCGAATGTTTATCTTGCACTTGATAATGACTTGGAAATCCTGCCAATCATCAACAAAATTGACCTGCCAAGCGCGGACCCAGAGCGTGTGCGCCAGGAAATCGAGGATGTGATTGGACTGGATGCCTCTGAGGCGGTTCTTGCTTCCGCTAAGGCCGGTATCGGCATTGAGGAAATCCTTGAGCAGATTGCCGAGAAGGTTCCGGCACCAAGCGGTGACCCTGAAGCACCGCTCAAAGCGTTAATCTTTGACTCTTTATATGATGCCTACCGAGGTGTTATTGCTTACATCCGTGTCGTAGAAGGAACAGTGAAGCCTGGCGATAAGATCAAGATGATGGCAACAGGCAAGGAATTTGAGGTTATCGAGGTTGGTGTGCATACACCAAAAGCAACGGTTTGTGATGAATTAACAGTCGGTGATGTAGGGTTCCTGACAGCAGCAATCAAGAATGTTGGTGATACCCAGGTCGGTGATACAATTACGAATGCGAAGAACGGCGCAACTGAGCCGCTTCCAGGCTACCGCCGCCTAAACCCGATGGTGTATTGCGGTCTATATCCAATCGACACAGCGAAATTCAATGATTTGCGCGAGGCATTAGAGAAACTCCAATTAAATGACTCTGCCTTGCAATACGAGCCGGAAACATCTCAAGCCCTAGGATTTGGCTTCCGCTGCGGATTCCTTGGACTGCTCCATATGGAAATCATCCAGGAGCGGATTGAACGTGAATTCAATATTGATTTGATTACAACCGCACCGAGTGTTATTTACAAAGTGAAGATGACAGACGGAACGGAAATCGATATTGATAACCCGTCTAATATGCCTGACCCGCAGAAGATTGACCAGATTGAGGAGCCTTATGTGAAGGCGACATTGATGGCACCGAATGACTTTGTTGGAGCTATCATGGAATTGTGCCAAACAAAGCGCGGTAATTTCATCGATATGCAGTATATTGATGAGAATCGTGTCAGCATCATCTACGAAATCCCGCTCTCTGAAATTGTTTACGATTTCTTCGATCAATTGAAGTCAAGCACGAAGGGATATGCATCCTTCGATTATGAACTAATTGGCTATAAGGAATCGAAGCTTGTGAAGATGGACATCCTTCTAAACGGTGAAACAGTCGATGCCTTGAGCTTCATCGTTCACAAAGACTTTGCTTATGAGCGCGGCAAGGTTATCGTAGAAAAATTAAAAGAGCTTATTCCACGCCAGCAATTTGAAGTGCCTGTTCAGGCCGCAATCGGCAATAAGATTGTTGCCCGCTCATCCATTAAAGCGATGAGAAAGAACGTCCTTGCTAAATGCTACGGCGGTGACATTTCCCGTAAGCGAAAGCTTCTTGAGAAGCAAAAGGAAGGGAAGAAGCGGATGAAGCAGGTCGGCTCTGTTGAAGTGCCGCAGGAGGCTTTCATGGCTGTCCTGAAAATGGATGACTCCAATTCGAAAAAATAA
- the hemW gene encoding radical SAM family heme chaperone HemW — MAQSMYVHIPFCTQICHYCDFNKFFIQNQPVEEYLRSLAGEMSLYQMGKREMKTVFIGGGTPTALDAGQMEKLLASIHENIRLGDEYEFTMEANPGDLTKEKLAVMKAAGVNRLSLGVQTFNEELLKKIGRGHTSEDVYRNIELAREAGFENISIDLIYSLPGQTIEDLQDTINRALELELPHFSAYSLIIEPKTVFYIMLNKGKLSLPSEDTEASMYEYVMERMEKAGYHQYEISNFGKPGFESKHNLVYWNNEEYYGLGAGAHGYLNGVRYHNHGPLKKYMNDIANGEKPIIDQANVTKKERMEEEMFLGLRKTEGVSIQGFKQRFGIDMNDVFGEAIANFLQKELLVIEGGNIKLTHQGKLIGNEVFQDFLL; from the coding sequence TTGGCGCAAAGCATGTATGTTCACATACCTTTTTGTACGCAGATTTGTCATTACTGCGATTTCAATAAATTCTTTATTCAAAACCAGCCTGTTGAAGAATATCTTCGAAGTCTTGCGGGTGAAATGTCACTCTATCAAATGGGCAAGAGGGAGATGAAGACGGTCTTCATCGGCGGAGGAACACCGACGGCGCTGGATGCTGGCCAAATGGAGAAGCTTCTAGCATCCATTCATGAGAACATCCGCTTAGGGGATGAGTATGAGTTCACAATGGAGGCCAATCCGGGGGATTTGACAAAGGAAAAGCTCGCAGTCATGAAGGCGGCAGGCGTCAATCGCTTGAGCTTGGGGGTACAGACCTTCAATGAAGAGCTCTTGAAGAAAATCGGCCGCGGACATACCTCCGAGGATGTGTACCGGAATATTGAACTGGCGCGGGAGGCGGGATTTGAGAATATCAGTATTGACTTGATTTACTCCCTGCCTGGCCAGACGATAGAGGACTTGCAAGACACGATTAACCGGGCGCTTGAACTCGAGCTGCCTCATTTCTCAGCCTATTCGCTTATTATTGAGCCGAAGACAGTCTTTTACATCATGCTGAATAAAGGCAAGCTCTCCCTCCCTTCAGAGGATACGGAAGCCTCCATGTATGAATATGTAATGGAGCGGATGGAGAAGGCAGGCTACCATCAATATGAAATCTCAAACTTCGGCAAGCCGGGCTTTGAGAGCAAGCATAATCTCGTCTATTGGAATAATGAGGAGTATTATGGATTAGGAGCAGGTGCACACGGCTATCTGAATGGGGTGCGCTACCATAATCATGGTCCGCTCAAAAAATACATGAATGACATCGCAAATGGGGAGAAACCTATCATTGACCAGGCAAATGTCACGAAGAAGGAAAGAATGGAGGAAGAGATGTTCCTTGGTCTGAGAAAGACAGAGGGTGTCTCTATCCAAGGATTTAAGCAGCGTTTTGGTATTGACATGAACGATGTATTCGGTGAGGCCATCGCTAATTTCCTTCAAAAAGAACTGCTTGTCATAGAGGGCGGAAATATTAAGCTTACCCATCAAGGAAAATTAATTGGCAATGAAGTATTTCAGGATTTTTTATTATAG
- the hrcA gene encoding heat-inducible transcriptional repressor HrcA, with the protein MLTNRQLLILQVIIDDFISTAQPVGSRNISKKDGISLSSATIRNEMADLEEMGYLEKTHTSSGRIPSEKGYRYYVDHLVSPQQLQKEDIHKLKSIFKDKLFELEKIVQRSAGILSEITNYTTIMLGPAVSDNYLRRIQIVPLGNNTATAIIVTDTGHVENKMIYLPPGIDMDEMERVVNILNERLIGVPLTQLKEKIYKEVAVLLKQHITNYDMVLNMIAATLQIPANEKLFFGGKANMLSQPEFHDIEKVKAILNVIEQEKDLYDLVSQTPVGINVRIGHENNNLALSNCSIISATYSIGDESLGSIAILGPTRMDYARVIGLLSFFSDNLSAMLTEQYQNKKER; encoded by the coding sequence ATGTTAACAAACAGACAACTGCTTATATTACAAGTGATCATCGATGATTTTATATCGACCGCTCAGCCTGTCGGTTCACGCAATATTTCGAAGAAGGATGGCATTTCACTGAGCTCGGCTACAATCAGAAATGAAATGGCTGACCTTGAGGAAATGGGATACTTAGAGAAAACTCATACATCCTCCGGGCGTATTCCGTCGGAAAAAGGGTATCGATACTATGTGGATCATCTTGTATCACCGCAGCAGCTTCAAAAGGAAGACATCCATAAGTTAAAATCGATTTTTAAAGATAAGCTTTTCGAGCTAGAGAAGATTGTCCAGCGCTCTGCCGGCATTCTCTCTGAAATCACTAATTATACGACCATCATGCTGGGGCCTGCTGTGTCGGATAATTATTTACGCAGAATCCAAATCGTTCCGCTTGGCAATAATACTGCCACAGCTATCATCGTCACGGATACCGGGCATGTTGAAAATAAGATGATTTATCTCCCTCCAGGCATTGACATGGATGAAATGGAGAGAGTCGTTAATATCTTGAATGAACGGCTGATAGGCGTTCCTTTAACCCAGTTGAAGGAAAAGATCTATAAGGAGGTTGCTGTACTATTAAAGCAGCATATCACGAACTATGATATGGTGCTGAATATGATTGCGGCCACATTGCAGATTCCGGCAAACGAGAAGCTGTTCTTTGGCGGTAAAGCAAATATGCTCAGCCAGCCTGAATTCCATGATATTGAGAAAGTGAAGGCGATTCTCAATGTTATTGAACAGGAAAAGGATCTGTATGATTTAGTGAGTCAAACACCTGTTGGCATCAATGTCCGGATTGGTCATGAGAATAATAATCTTGCGTTAAGCAATTGCAGCATCATAAGCGCCACGTATTCCATTGGTGATGAAAGCCTTGGTTCCATCGCAATTCTTGGACCAACCAGAATGGATTATGCGCGTGTCATTGGTTTACTGTCCTTTTTCTCTGACAATTTGAGCGCGATGCTAACGGAGCAGTATCAAAATAAAAAGGAACGGTAA
- the grpE gene encoding nucleotide exchange factor GrpE yields the protein MAENKQDQAVDETIEEIFDETDVNETQDTDSTESGAADAASDEVAEGSTGGKEAELEQKLKEAEAKYLRLYADFDNYRRRVKLDAEAAQKYRAQSLVTNLLPALDNFERALMISTDNEETKALLQGMNMVLSGIQAALKEEGVEEIKAVGEEFDPHQHQAVMQDNNPDFGSNIVVEELQKGYKLKDRVIRPSMVKVNQ from the coding sequence GTGGCTGAAAATAAACAGGATCAAGCTGTTGATGAAACAATTGAAGAAATATTCGATGAAACAGATGTGAATGAAACACAAGATACAGATTCAACTGAATCTGGTGCAGCTGATGCGGCTTCTGATGAGGTAGCAGAGGGAAGCACTGGAGGCAAGGAAGCTGAGCTTGAACAAAAGCTGAAGGAAGCAGAGGCGAAATATTTGCGTCTTTATGCCGATTTCGATAATTATCGCCGCCGTGTGAAGCTTGATGCAGAGGCAGCGCAGAAGTACAGAGCGCAATCCTTGGTAACAAATTTACTGCCGGCGTTGGATAACTTTGAACGAGCACTTATGATTTCGACAGATAATGAAGAAACAAAGGCACTTCTACAAGGAATGAATATGGTCTTAAGCGGTATTCAAGCAGCCCTTAAGGAAGAAGGCGTTGAAGAAATCAAAGCTGTCGGAGAGGAATTTGACCCGCATCAGCATCAGGCTGTCATGCAGGATAATAATCCAGACTTTGGTTCAAACATTGTTGTGGAAGAGCTTCAAAAAGGCTATAAACTTAAGGACCGTGTGATTCGACCATCTATGGTAAAAGTGAATCAATAA
- the dnaK gene encoding molecular chaperone DnaK, which translates to MSKIIGIDLGTTNSCVSVLEGGEPKVIPNPEGNRTTPSVVAFKNGERQVGEVAKRQAITNLNTVSSIKRHMGTDYTVNIEGKDYSPQEVSAIILQYLKSYAEEYLGEKVTKAVITVPAYFNDAERQATKDAGRIAGLEVERIINEPTAAALAYGLDKADEDQKILVFDLGGGTFDVSILELGDGVFEVRSTAGDNRLGGDDFDNAVMEYLIEEFRKENGIDLSKDKMALQRLKDAAEKAKKDLSGVTSTQISLPFITAGEAGPLHLDVTLTRAKFNEITAGLVERTMGPTRQALRDAGLSPAEIDKVILVGGSTRIPAVQEAIKKETGKEPHKGVNPDEVVAMGAAIQGGVITGDVKDVVLLDVTSLSLGIETMGGVFTRLIDRNTTIPTSKSQIFSTAADNQTAVDIHVLQGERQMAADNKTLGRFQLTDIPPAPRGIPQIEVTFDIDNNGIVNVRAKDLGTNKEQAITIQSATSLSDEEIDRMVKEAEENAEADKKRKEEAELRNESDSLVFQTEKTLKELEGKVDAAEVQKATEAKDALKEAIEKNDLAAMKEKKDALQEIVQALSVKLYEQAAQAQAQAQEGQDGAGKADDVVDAEFTEVDDDKK; encoded by the coding sequence ATGAGTAAAATTATCGGTATTGACTTAGGAACCACTAACTCTTGCGTATCTGTGCTAGAGGGCGGGGAACCAAAGGTTATTCCAAATCCAGAAGGAAATAGAACAACTCCATCTGTCGTTGCTTTCAAAAACGGCGAACGTCAAGTTGGTGAGGTGGCAAAACGCCAAGCAATCACAAACTTGAATACAGTAAGCTCCATTAAACGTCATATGGGTACAGATTACACTGTCAACATTGAAGGCAAAGACTACTCTCCACAAGAAGTATCTGCGATCATCCTTCAATACTTGAAATCTTACGCAGAAGAATACCTTGGCGAAAAAGTGACAAAAGCTGTTATCACGGTTCCGGCTTACTTCAATGATGCAGAACGTCAAGCAACAAAAGATGCTGGACGCATCGCTGGTCTTGAAGTTGAACGTATTATCAACGAACCAACAGCTGCGGCTCTTGCTTATGGTCTTGATAAAGCAGACGAAGATCAAAAAATCCTTGTATTCGACCTTGGCGGCGGTACATTTGACGTTTCCATCCTTGAATTGGGTGATGGCGTATTCGAAGTGCGCTCTACTGCTGGTGACAACCGTCTTGGCGGAGATGACTTTGATAATGCCGTTATGGAATACTTAATCGAAGAATTCCGTAAAGAAAACGGAATTGACCTATCTAAAGATAAAATGGCGCTTCAACGCTTAAAAGATGCAGCTGAAAAAGCGAAGAAGGATTTATCTGGTGTTACATCCACTCAAATCTCTCTTCCATTCATCACGGCTGGAGAAGCTGGACCATTGCACTTGGATGTGACGCTTACTCGCGCGAAATTCAATGAAATCACAGCTGGCCTTGTTGAAAGAACAATGGGACCTACTCGCCAAGCTCTTCGTGATGCAGGCTTGTCCCCAGCTGAAATCGATAAAGTAATCCTTGTCGGCGGATCTACTCGTATCCCTGCTGTACAAGAAGCAATTAAGAAAGAAACAGGCAAAGAGCCTCATAAAGGCGTAAACCCAGATGAAGTCGTAGCAATGGGAGCAGCTATCCAAGGCGGCGTTATCACTGGTGACGTTAAAGATGTTGTCTTGCTTGACGTAACGTCTCTATCTCTTGGTATTGAAACAATGGGCGGTGTATTTACTCGCTTAATCGACCGTAATACAACGATTCCGACAAGCAAGTCTCAAATTTTCTCAACAGCAGCAGATAACCAAACAGCCGTTGATATTCATGTTCTTCAAGGGGAGCGTCAAATGGCAGCGGACAACAAAACACTTGGCCGTTTCCAATTAACGGACATTCCGCCGGCACCACGCGGTATTCCTCAAATTGAAGTAACATTTGATATCGACAATAACGGGATTGTTAACGTTCGTGCGAAAGACCTTGGCACAAACAAAGAACAAGCCATCACGATTCAATCTGCTACATCCTTGAGTGATGAAGAAATTGACCGTATGGTGAAGGAAGCGGAAGAAAATGCGGAAGCTGATAAGAAACGCAAAGAAGAAGCAGAGCTTCGCAACGAATCTGACAGCCTTGTATTCCAAACCGAAAAAACATTAAAAGAGCTTGAAGGCAAAGTAGATGCAGCAGAAGTTCAAAAAGCAACGGAAGCAAAAGATGCATTGAAAGAAGCTATCGAAAAGAATGATCTTGCTGCTATGAAAGAAAAGAAAGATGCCTTGCAAGAGATTGTTCAGGCACTTAGTGTGAAGCTTTATGAGCAAGCAGCGCAAGCGCAAGCTCAAGCCCAAGAAGGTCAAGACGGCGCAGGCAAAGCAGATGATGTCGTAGATGCTGAATTCACAGAAGTGGATGACGACAAGAAATAA
- the dnaJ gene encoding molecular chaperone DnaJ, which translates to MSKRDYYEVLGVGKNASKDELKKAYRRLSKQYHPDINKEADATEKFKEVKEAYEVLSDDQKRARYDQFGHEDPTQGFGGAGGAGFEGFGGFEDIFNTFFGGGGRRRDPNAPRQGDDLQYTMTLSFEEACFGTETTIEIPRDEECETCKGSGAKPGTSPETCSHCNGTGQLNVEQNTPFGRIVNRRVCQHCSGTGKIIKHKCATCHGKGTVRKRNKIQIKVPAGVDDGQQLRVPGKGEPGVNGGPAGDLFVVFQIKPHEFFERDGDDIYCEMPITFAQAALGDEIEVPTIHGKVKLKVPAGTQTGTRFRLKGKGVQNVRGYGQGDQHIRILVVTPTKLSDKQKELIREFAEISGQGQLDEHEEGFFSKVKRAFKGE; encoded by the coding sequence ATGAGCAAACGGGATTATTATGAGGTGCTTGGGGTTGGCAAAAATGCCTCGAAGGATGAATTGAAGAAAGCGTATCGTCGCCTTTCCAAACAATATCACCCTGACATTAATAAAGAAGCAGATGCAACAGAGAAGTTTAAAGAGGTCAAAGAAGCGTATGAAGTTTTAAGCGATGATCAAAAGAGAGCGCGCTATGACCAATTCGGTCATGAGGATCCAACTCAAGGCTTCGGGGGAGCCGGCGGTGCTGGGTTTGAAGGCTTCGGCGGATTTGAGGATATATTCAACACATTCTTTGGCGGAGGCGGCCGCCGCCGTGATCCAAATGCTCCTCGTCAAGGGGATGATTTACAATACACAATGACACTTTCCTTTGAAGAGGCGTGCTTTGGAACTGAAACAACCATTGAAATACCAAGGGATGAAGAATGTGAGACATGTAAGGGAAGCGGTGCTAAGCCGGGAACTTCTCCTGAAACTTGCTCTCATTGTAATGGTACAGGTCAGCTGAATGTGGAACAAAATACACCATTCGGCCGGATTGTAAACCGCCGTGTATGTCAGCATTGCAGCGGTACAGGGAAGATTATTAAGCATAAATGCGCAACCTGTCACGGAAAAGGTACGGTCAGAAAACGTAACAAAATTCAAATTAAGGTACCAGCAGGTGTGGACGATGGCCAGCAATTGCGTGTACCAGGCAAGGGTGAGCCAGGCGTAAATGGCGGGCCGGCTGGAGATTTATTCGTCGTCTTCCAAATTAAACCTCATGAATTCTTTGAGCGTGATGGGGATGATATTTATTGTGAAATGCCAATTACCTTTGCACAGGCAGCCTTAGGGGATGAAATCGAAGTACCGACCATCCATGGGAAGGTGAAGCTGAAGGTGCCGGCCGGCACGCAAACAGGCACTCGTTTCCGCTTGAAGGGCAAGGGCGTGCAAAATGTAAGAGGCTATGGCCAGGGCGACCAGCATATCCGTATTTTAGTCGTAACACCGACAAAGCTATCTGATAAGCAGAAAGAACTAATCAGAGAGTTTGCGGAAATCAGCGGTCAAGGTCAATTGGACGAACATGAAGAAGGTTTCTTCTCAAAAGTAAAAAGAGCATTTAAAGGTGAATAA
- the prmA gene encoding 50S ribosomal protein L11 methyltransferase, with the protein MKWSELCIHTTNEAVEPISNILHEAGASGVVIEDPLELVRERENVFGEIYQLDPNDFPDEGVIVKAYLPVNSFLGETVDGIKDLINNLVEYDIDLGANKVTISEVNEEEWATAWKKYYHPVKISEQITIVPTWEEYTPVSSDEKIIELDPGMAFGTGTHPTTILCIQALEKQVKPGMHIIDVGTGSGVLTIAAAKYGAEEILALDLDEVAVNSAKINCKLNKVHDKVTIKQNDLLKEVDFEADIIVANILAEVIVRFTDDVERLLKPGGRFISSGIIKQKRAEVEEAIKNSGLIIEEVMTMEDWVSITAVKQ; encoded by the coding sequence ATGAAATGGTCCGAATTATGTATTCATACAACAAATGAAGCAGTCGAACCAATATCGAATATATTGCATGAGGCAGGAGCAAGCGGTGTGGTGATTGAAGATCCGCTTGAGCTTGTCCGTGAAAGGGAGAATGTATTCGGCGAAATCTATCAGCTCGACCCTAATGATTTTCCAGATGAGGGTGTCATTGTAAAGGCATACCTGCCGGTTAATAGCTTTCTTGGCGAAACAGTCGATGGGATCAAGGACTTGATTAATAACCTTGTTGAATATGATATTGATCTGGGTGCTAATAAAGTAACAATCAGTGAAGTAAATGAGGAAGAATGGGCAACTGCCTGGAAGAAATATTATCATCCGGTGAAGATTTCTGAACAAATCACGATTGTTCCGACATGGGAGGAATACACTCCTGTTAGCAGTGATGAGAAGATTATTGAACTAGATCCGGGGATGGCATTTGGAACAGGTACACATCCAACGACAATCCTCTGTATTCAGGCGCTTGAAAAACAGGTTAAACCGGGGATGCATATCATTGATGTGGGAACAGGTTCAGGCGTATTGACGATTGCGGCAGCGAAATACGGCGCAGAAGAAATTCTTGCGCTTGACTTAGATGAAGTGGCCGTGAATAGCGCGAAAATCAATTGTAAGCTCAACAAGGTTCATGATAAGGTAACCATTAAGCAGAATGACTTGTTGAAGGAAGTAGATTTCGAGGCTGACATCATTGTCGCAAATATTTTGGCTGAAGTCATTGTTCGCTTTACAGATGATGTGGAGAGACTTCTTAAGCCTGGCGGACGCTTTATCTCCTCTGGCATTATCAAGCAGAAAAGAGCTGAGGTGGAAGAGGCCATTAAGAATAGCGGCTTAATCATTGAGGAAGTCATGACGATGGAGGACTGGGTGTCCATTACAGCAGTTAAGCAATAA
- a CDS encoding 16S rRNA (uracil(1498)-N(3))-methyltransferase encodes MQRYFIHEMNDEENVIVSGDDFHHMTRVMRMETGDQFMGVINAKTALIQIDTILDESLRGRIIEWVDESVEMPVQVSIANGLPKGDKLEWVIQKGTELGAHAFIPFVATRSIVKWDAKKAAKKTERLRKIAKEAAEQSHRTVIPRIDDPVSFEGLLKQLDGFDHKLVAYEEEAKQGESMRLAETLQAVKPGEKLLIVFGPEGGLDEKEVERLLAQGFMTCSLGPRILRTETAPLYALSAISYQLELAR; translated from the coding sequence ATGCAGAGATATTTTATTCATGAGATGAACGATGAGGAGAACGTCATCGTCTCGGGAGATGATTTTCATCATATGACTCGGGTGATGCGGATGGAGACTGGCGACCAGTTTATGGGAGTCATCAATGCCAAGACAGCGCTCATTCAAATTGATACCATCCTTGATGAGTCTCTTCGTGGCCGCATCATTGAATGGGTGGATGAATCAGTGGAAATGCCCGTTCAAGTGAGTATCGCGAACGGCTTGCCTAAAGGGGATAAATTAGAGTGGGTCATTCAAAAAGGGACGGAGCTTGGGGCTCATGCATTTATCCCTTTTGTGGCAACTCGTTCCATTGTTAAATGGGATGCAAAGAAAGCCGCCAAGAAAACGGAACGGCTGCGCAAGATTGCAAAAGAGGCGGCAGAGCAATCGCATCGTACGGTCATCCCGCGAATTGACGACCCAGTTTCATTTGAGGGATTACTGAAGCAATTAGATGGCTTTGACCATAAGCTCGTAGCTTATGAGGAAGAGGCAAAGCAAGGAGAAAGTATGCGGCTGGCTGAAACATTGCAAGCCGTCAAACCTGGAGAAAAACTTCTCATTGTCTTTGGGCCTGAGGGAGGCCTGGACGAAAAAGAGGTAGAGCGTTTGCTCGCTCAAGGCTTTATGACATGCAGCCTTGGACCCCGCATTCTCCGCACAGAGACAGCGCCATTATATGCATTGTCAGCAATATCTTATCAATTAGAATTAGCGAGGTGA
- the mtaB gene encoding tRNA (N(6)-L-threonylcarbamoyladenosine(37)-C(2))-methylthiotransferase MtaB produces MATVAFHTLGCKVNHYETEAIWQLFQASGYDRVDFEQVADVYVINTCTVTNTGDKKSRQIIRRAVRKNPDAVICVTGCYAQTSPAEIMAIPGVDIVVGTQDRGKLLGFIDTFREERQPINGVRNIMKTRVYEEMDVPAFTDRTRASLKIQEGCNNFCTFCIIPWARGLLRSRDPQEVVHQAQQLVDAGYKEIVLTGIHTGGYGEDLKDYNLAMLLMDLDEKVAGLKRIRISSIEASQISDEVIEVLRKSDKVVPHLHIPIQSASNTVLKRMRRKYSTEFYAERVARLREALPNLAITSDVIVGFPGETEEEFMETYNFIKEQRFSELHVFPYSKRTGTPAARMEDQVDEDVKNDRVHRLIALSEQLAKEFASQFEDEVLEVIPEDRFEEGEGLYQGYSDNYLKVVFPATEDMIGQIVKVKITKAGYPYNEGQFVRVLDDQIEAVAQ; encoded by the coding sequence ATGGCAACCGTAGCGTTCCATACATTAGGATGTAAAGTGAACCATTATGAAACAGAAGCGATATGGCAGCTGTTTCAGGCTTCAGGATATGATCGAGTAGATTTTGAGCAAGTAGCAGATGTCTACGTTATTAATACATGTACCGTGACAAATACAGGCGACAAGAAAAGCCGTCAAATCATTCGCAGAGCTGTCCGTAAGAATCCAGATGCGGTCATTTGCGTAACAGGCTGCTATGCTCAAACCTCCCCTGCGGAAATTATGGCCATTCCAGGAGTGGATATCGTGGTCGGAACACAGGACCGCGGTAAACTGTTAGGATTTATTGATACATTTAGAGAAGAACGCCAGCCAATCAACGGCGTTCGCAATATCATGAAAACAAGAGTATATGAAGAAATGGACGTACCTGCCTTCACTGACCGTACGCGCGCGTCATTGAAGATTCAGGAGGGCTGCAATAACTTCTGTACTTTCTGCATCATCCCATGGGCACGCGGACTTCTGCGCTCAAGAGATCCACAGGAAGTCGTTCATCAAGCTCAGCAGCTGGTTGACGCAGGCTATAAGGAAATCGTCCTTACAGGTATTCATACAGGCGGATATGGAGAAGACTTAAAGGATTATAATCTTGCCATGCTTCTGATGGATTTGGATGAGAAGGTAGCGGGATTGAAACGCATCCGTATTTCCTCCATCGAAGCCTCACAAATCTCTGATGAGGTCATCGAGGTATTGCGGAAATCTGACAAGGTTGTTCCGCATTTGCATATACCGATTCAATCGGCTTCAAACACTGTGCTTAAGAGAATGCGCCGCAAGTATTCAACAGAGTTTTATGCCGAGCGTGTAGCACGCCTGCGTGAAGCATTGCCAAATCTAGCAATCACTTCGGATGTTATCGTAGGTTTCCCGGGTGAAACAGAGGAAGAATTCATGGAGACGTATAATTTCATTAAGGAGCAACGTTTTTCTGAGCTTCACGTCTTCCCTTATTCAAAACGGACAGGCACACCAGCTGCACGTATGGAAGACCAAGTTGATGAAGATGTGAAAAACGACCGTGTACACCGCTTGATTGCCCTTTCCGAGCAATTGGCGAAGGAGTTCGCTTCTCAATTCGAGGATGAGGTTCTTGAAGTCATTCCAGAAGACCGTTTTGAAGAAGGAGAAGGCTTATATCAAGGGTATTCTGATAATTATTTGAAGGTTGTCTTCCCGGCGACAGAAGACATGATCGGCCAAATCGTCAAAGTGAAAATCACAAAGGCTGGCTATCCGTATAACGAAGGGCAATTCGTCCGCGTGTTAGACGATCAAATCGAAGCAGTAGCCCAATAA